The window TACTTTCAGACTTCCCGTGAATAGAAATGAAATGGCAGAATTTCTCAATATATCAAGACCTTCCTTATCAAGAGAAATGGGAGCAATGCGGGACATGGGTATCATTGAATTTCACAAGGAAGCTGTAAAAATAATTGACGCTGATAAATTAAAGACTATGATTGAAGTATAATTTTTATATGGAAAATGTTGAAATTATAATATTAATATGATATCATTTAGATATCATATTAATATTTATTTTTATTTATTCGGGGAGGCTGATGACTGTGAAAGAGATTGAGGGAAAAACCACTTCAGGTGGAAAGATACTTTTAGGTGCATTTTTACTACTTATTTTAAGTGCAGTTATTTTTGGAATTGGTGTATACAAAGAATTTAATGTTTTAATTGTACTGGGAATTGTTTTATGTGTTGTATTTATATTTATTCTTCCCGGATTTTTTACTATTCAGCCTAATCAGGCTATGGTATTAATTCTTTTTGGAAAGTATACGGGAACTATAAAGAAGGAAGGCTGGCACTGGGCTAATCCTTTTTATTCAAAGAAAAAGATTTCATTAAGGTCAAGAAATATCAACGGTGAAAAAATAAAGGTCAACGATGAAATGGGTAATCCAATTGAAATAGCAGCAGTAATTGTATGGAGAGTTGAAAATACCGTTGAGGCCATATTTGATGTTGATAATTATGTTGACTATGTAAATGTTCAGAGTGAGTCTGCTTTGAGACATTTGGCAGGAATGTATCCATATGACAATACCGAAGATACTCATACAATCTCTTTGAGAGGAAGCACCGATGAGGTTGCAGAAGCACTTAAAAACGAACTTCAGCAAAGACTTGGAAAGGCAGGTGTAATTGTTGAAGAAGCAAGACTTTCTCATTTGGCATATGCACCTGAAATAGCTGCAGCAATGCTTCAAAGACAGCAGGCGGCTGCCATAATTGCAGCAAGACAAAAAATTGTTGAGGGTGCTGTTGGAATGGTTCAAATGGCTCTTACCAAGCTAAGTGAAAATGAAATAGTGGAGCTTGATGAGGAAAGAAAGGCTGCAATGGTCAGTAACTTATTAGTGGTACTATGTGGTGAGAGAAATACGCAACCGGTTATAAACACCGGAACATTGCATAACTAAAAAGGCGATGGTATTATGGCGGAAAAAAAGACACTTTTACTTAGGCTCAGTCCCAAAATGTGGGAAGAAATATCTAAGTGGGCTGATGATGAATTCAGGTCAGTAAATGGCCAAATAGAGTATCTGATAAGTGAAGCACTTCGTAAGCGAAATAAATCAGCCCCAATAACTGATTCCCACAAGGAAGAAGCGGACGGGTGATTTAATCGAGAAAAGACACGGCATAATCAAAAAATGCCGGGTCTTTTCCTGTTTAAGAATTTCTCTTATAAACTTTTACATTTCTTAATAAATAGTTAAATATTTTATGCTATAATGTAGATTATGTTGCAGCAAAATATAAACAATATATTATGAAAGGAAGTTTGATTTGGACAAAGACATGAAAATAGGTATTTGTGGTGGTACCTTCGATCCTGTCCATGTTGCACATCTGGCAGTTGCCGAATTGGTCAGGGAAGAATTTGCACTGGATAAAGTATTATTTATACCGTCAGGAAAACCGCCGCACAAAGACCTTGCTTCAGTAACTGACCCTAATCACAGACTAAAAATGGTACAGTGTGCAGTCAGTAGCAATCCAAACTTTGAAGCGGTTTCTATTGAGGTAGAACGCCGGGGATACACATATACGGTAGATACACTTAAACAGCTGCAAGAGCTTTACCCTAAAGGCACGGAGTTTTATTATATAATTGGTGCTGATGTAGTAATGGACCTTCTCAAATGGAAAAGTTCGGAGGAAGTATTTGCACTGACAAATTTTATAGCATTAATGCGACCGGGATTCCAAGACGAAGAGTTTAAGACACGCTTAGCTTATTTAAAGAAGGAGTATGGCGCTAAAATTACGGGGTTTGAAGCACCCTTAATTGAAATTTCTTCAACCCTTATCAGAGATAGATTAAAAAATGGTAAATCTGTTAAATATTTTATAACTGAGCCTGTTGAAGGATATATAAAGGAAAACAAATTGTATATTTAAGAGGATAGAAAATGAATTTTAGTGAAATGGATATACTGTTAAAAAAGTCCCTGAAACCGGGAAGGTACATTCATTCTGTTAATACTATGAAAGTCGCTGTTGAATTGGCTGAACATTATGGTGAGGATGTAGAAAAAGCCAAAGTTGCAGGCCTTTTGCATGATTGTGCTAAGAACTTTGATGATAGAGAAACAAAGAGGTACTGTATTGAAAATCATATAGAACTCAGCCCTCTTGAGGAAAAGCAGTTATTCCTCATGCATGGAGCAGTAGGAGCTGTAGTGGCAAGACAAAAGTACTGTGTGGAGGACCCGGACATACTAAATGCAATTAAGTACCATACTACCGGCTTTGCGGGAATGAGTACTATGGATAAAATAATATTTTTGGCTGATTACATTGAGCCTGGGAGAATCCACGGAGATGTACAGGAAACACGGAGTTTGGCATTCATTGATTTGAATCTTGCTTTAATAAGTGCTTTTAATAATGTACTGAAATACGTTATTAGCCAAAATGGTTTAATTCATCCATTTACTATTGAAGCTAGAAACTATATATTATTAATGACACAAAAAACCTATGAAAACTAGTTTTGGAGATAAAAAAATGAATAAATTTCTTAAATTTATATTTTACGCAGTAGGAACATTTTTGCTGCTGTTTTCATCAATTATAGTAGGAGCAAATTTTTATAAAGATTCAGGCGTTTTTGACAAAAAAGTTGTTGAAGTAAAAAAGCAACCCGTTAAGCCTGCACCTGCATCAAAAACCCCCGGCAAAATAATAATAGACAGTAAACCTGTTGAGGAGACTACTAAAGACAAGGCGGAAACTACAAAGAAGAGCGGAAAGACCACGGTACTGGTTCTTAACTGTACAGGCAAAAAAGGCCTTGCAGGAGAGGTTAAATCTATGCTTGTGGCACAGGGGTTTGAGGCTAGTGCCGAAACGGGCAAAATTCAAAATGCTTCTCAGATAATTGTAAGGAAGAAAGGCGTAAAGGCAGGTGCAATAAGCAACATGTTGAAAATATCTAAGGTGTCAGAAGAAATACAGGCTGAACCTAATTATGATATTACAATAGTACTTGGAAATGATTATAATCCTTAATATAAAACAATCAGAAGATGAGGTGCAAAAATATTGGATTCAAAAACATTAGTAGACAGAATTGTTGCGGCTATGGAAGATAAAAAGGCAAAGGATATAAGCATAATTGATATTCATAGTATTACTGTTATTGCCGATTATTTTGTTATATGCAGTGGTACATCCTCTACTCATATAAAGGCTATAGCTGATGAAGTAGATTTCAAACTGGCTGAAATGGGGCTGGAGGCACACCACAAGGAAGGTTACGATTCTGCAAAATGGATATTACTTGACTATGCTGATGTTGTAATTCATGTTTTCCATCAGGAAGACAGAGGGTTCTACAATTTGGAAAGGTTATGGTCTGATGGGGAAATGACTAGTATTAGATATTGAACATTGTAATAAGTTATGCTTTAATATATTGAGAAAAGCATTAATTAGGCTTTTCTTATTTTGTGCTGTTTTGGACAAATAAAATAAACATTTAAATTTATTTAATATTTAATATAAAAGGATAGGATATTTAGTTATCCTGACCTGGAAACGGAGATAAAATGATTAGTGCAAACGGTGTCTCTCTAAGGTATGGGGGACGTGCTTTATTTGAAAATGTAAACATAAAATTTACACAGGGAAACTGTTATGGATTGATAGGTGCCAATGGTGCAGGAAAGTCAACCTTTCTAAAGATACTTTCCGGTGAAATTGAGCCAAATAAGGGTGATATTTCAATTTCTACCGGTGAGAGAATGGCTGTTTTAAAACAGGATCATTACGCATACGATGAATTTGAAGTTATTAAAACAGTAATGATGGGCCACAAAAGACTCATTGAAATTATGGATGAAAAAGAAGTACTTTACGCAAAGTCCGATTTTACTGAGGAAGAAGGAATAAGGCTTTCAGAATTAGAAGGAGAGTTTGCGGAGCTTAACGGATGGGAAGCAGAATCTGACGCTGCAACGCTATTAAACGGACTAAATATTACGGAAGAGCACCACTACAAGCTAATGAAGGATCTTGACGGTAATCAGAAGGTAAGAGTGCTTTTGGCTCAGGCTCTTTTTGGAAATCCTGATATACTATTATTAGACGAGCCTACCAACCATCTTGATATCGCATCAATCACATGGCTTGAAAACTTTCTTGCCAATTTTGAAAATATAGTTATTGTAGTATCTCATGACAGACACTTTTTGAATCAGGTTTGTACGCATATTGCTGACATTGACTTTGGAAAAATACAGTTATATGTAGGAAACTACGATTTCTGGTATCAGTCAAGTCAGTTGGCTCTTCAACAGGCAAAGGATGCAAACAAAAAGACTGAATCAAGAATAAAGGAATTACAGGAATTTATTCAAAGGTTTAGTGCAAATGCTTCAAAATCAAAACAAGCAACTTCACGTAAGAAGTTATTGGATAAATTAACACTTGAAGATATAAAACCTTCATCAAGAAAGTATCCTTTCGTGGACTTCAAGCCTGAGAGAGAGGCTGGAAATGACTTGCTTATGGTTAACGGGCTTTCAAAAGAGATTGAAGGTGAAAAGCTTCTCAATGACTTTAACCTTATAGTAAATAAGGGTGATAAGATAGCATTTGTCGGAACATACGGAAATGCAAAAACTACATTATTTAAAATTCTCATGGGCGAGACGGAACCTGACAGTGGAGATTTTAAATGGGGTATAACTACGTCACAGGCTTATTTCCCAACAGACAACTCTGAATTTTTTGACGGTGTTGACTTGAATTTGGTGGATTGGTTGAGACAATACTCAAAGGATCAGACTGAAACCTTCTTAAGAGGGTGGCTTGGCAGAATGCTGTTCTCAGGGGAAGAGGCTTTGAAAAAGGCTTCAGTACTATCAGGAGGAGAAAAAGTTCGTTGTATGCTATCAAAGATGATGCTCTCAGGTGCAAATGTACTTGTTCTGGATGAGCCTACCAACCATCTGGATTTGGAATCTATTACTGCGCTGAATAACGGTCTGATTAATTATAAGGGAACAATTCTCTTTACTTCTCATGACCATGAATTTGTTCAGACAATAGCCAACAGAATAGTTGAGATTACTCCAAAAGGAATTATAGACAGACAAATGACATATGATGAATATCTTGAAAATGAGGATATTGCAGCATTAAGAAAAGAACTGTGGTCTTAATAATTAAATAGGAAATTATTATAATACAAATAAATGTCCAAGGGTGAACTCAGCCTTTGGATATTTTTTTACATTAAATACATTAACAGCCTATTTTGTATTGTAATGTAAAATAAAAGCGATTATAATCAAATTATAAGAAAAATTAATAGATGAAATGGTGATGTTAATGC of the Ruminiclostridium papyrosolvens DSM 2782 genome contains:
- the rsfS gene encoding ribosome silencing factor; this translates as MDSKTLVDRIVAAMEDKKAKDISIIDIHSITVIADYFVICSGTSSTHIKAIADEVDFKLAEMGLEAHHKEGYDSAKWILLDYADVVIHVFHQEDRGFYNLERLWSDGEMTSIRY
- a CDS encoding ribbon-helix-helix domain-containing protein encodes the protein MAEKKTLLLRLSPKMWEEISKWADDEFRSVNGQIEYLISEALRKRNKSAPITDSHKEEADG
- a CDS encoding SPFH domain-containing protein translates to MKEIEGKTTSGGKILLGAFLLLILSAVIFGIGVYKEFNVLIVLGIVLCVVFIFILPGFFTIQPNQAMVLILFGKYTGTIKKEGWHWANPFYSKKKISLRSRNINGEKIKVNDEMGNPIEIAAVIVWRVENTVEAIFDVDNYVDYVNVQSESALRHLAGMYPYDNTEDTHTISLRGSTDEVAEALKNELQQRLGKAGVIVEEARLSHLAYAPEIAAAMLQRQQAAAIIAARQKIVEGAVGMVQMALTKLSENEIVELDEERKAAMVSNLLVVLCGERNTQPVINTGTLHN
- a CDS encoding ABC-F family ATP-binding cassette domain-containing protein, with product MISANGVSLRYGGRALFENVNIKFTQGNCYGLIGANGAGKSTFLKILSGEIEPNKGDISISTGERMAVLKQDHYAYDEFEVIKTVMMGHKRLIEIMDEKEVLYAKSDFTEEEGIRLSELEGEFAELNGWEAESDAATLLNGLNITEEHHYKLMKDLDGNQKVRVLLAQALFGNPDILLLDEPTNHLDIASITWLENFLANFENIVIVVSHDRHFLNQVCTHIADIDFGKIQLYVGNYDFWYQSSQLALQQAKDANKKTESRIKELQEFIQRFSANASKSKQATSRKKLLDKLTLEDIKPSSRKYPFVDFKPEREAGNDLLMVNGLSKEIEGEKLLNDFNLIVNKGDKIAFVGTYGNAKTTLFKILMGETEPDSGDFKWGITTSQAYFPTDNSEFFDGVDLNLVDWLRQYSKDQTETFLRGWLGRMLFSGEEALKKASVLSGGEKVRCMLSKMMLSGANVLVLDEPTNHLDLESITALNNGLINYKGTILFTSHDHEFVQTIANRIVEITPKGIIDRQMTYDEYLENEDIAALRKELWS
- a CDS encoding LytR C-terminal domain-containing protein, whose protein sequence is MNKFLKFIFYAVGTFLLLFSSIIVGANFYKDSGVFDKKVVEVKKQPVKPAPASKTPGKIIIDSKPVEETTKDKAETTKKSGKTTVLVLNCTGKKGLAGEVKSMLVAQGFEASAETGKIQNASQIIVRKKGVKAGAISNMLKISKVSEEIQAEPNYDITIVLGNDYNP
- the yqeK gene encoding bis(5'-nucleosyl)-tetraphosphatase (symmetrical) YqeK; its protein translation is MNFSEMDILLKKSLKPGRYIHSVNTMKVAVELAEHYGEDVEKAKVAGLLHDCAKNFDDRETKRYCIENHIELSPLEEKQLFLMHGAVGAVVARQKYCVEDPDILNAIKYHTTGFAGMSTMDKIIFLADYIEPGRIHGDVQETRSLAFIDLNLALISAFNNVLKYVISQNGLIHPFTIEARNYILLMTQKTYEN
- the nadD gene encoding nicotinate-nucleotide adenylyltransferase, with product MKIGICGGTFDPVHVAHLAVAELVREEFALDKVLFIPSGKPPHKDLASVTDPNHRLKMVQCAVSSNPNFEAVSIEVERRGYTYTVDTLKQLQELYPKGTEFYYIIGADVVMDLLKWKSSEEVFALTNFIALMRPGFQDEEFKTRLAYLKKEYGAKITGFEAPLIEISSTLIRDRLKNGKSVKYFITEPVEGYIKENKLYI